A single region of the Glycine max cultivar Williams 82 chromosome 20, Glycine_max_v4.0, whole genome shotgun sequence genome encodes:
- the LOC100776380 gene encoding uncharacterized protein: MEKSKSFPEYSCSYTEFGFSERSNSYNFNGPNQKGNGFSASSDPELKRKKRIKAYNVLTVEGKLKTSVRNSFKWIKNKFSDIRYGV; this comes from the coding sequence ATGGAGAAAAGCAAGTCATTCCCTGAATACTCCTGCTCTTACACTGAATTTGGGTTCAGTGAAAGATCCAACTCATACAATTTCAATGGGCCAAACCAGAAGGGAAATGGGTTTTCTGCATCAAGTGATCCAGAACtcaagagaaagaagagaatcAAGGCCTATAATGTGTTGACAGTGGAGGGAAAGCTTAAAACAAGTGTCAGAAACAGCTTCAAGTGGATCAAGAACAAGTTCAGTGACATTCGCTATGGTGTGTGA
- the LOC100803293 gene encoding probable serine/threonine-protein kinase At1g54610: protein MGCVQAKPLDLEEGPEYRTLDRLKLDNGCVPSTDFVAHRRSTGQRHHEPNKEYERLHQRREQPRKQTNELIESGVANAEGLHHKGKVVGRQGRRVTRRDDKNLANQCCFEDDMVDGWPKWLVDNVPTQVLAGLVPRSAESYKMIDKVGQGTYSNVYKALDQETGEIVALKKVKFNTSEPESIKFMAREIMILQRLDHPNVLKLIGLATSRMQYSIYLVFDFMQTDLARVIARPEERLTEPQVKCYMHQFLSGLQHCHDRGILHRDIKGSNLLIDKNRMLKIADFGLANFYGPERHQPLTSRVVTLWYRAPELLLGDTEYGVGVDLWSAGCLLAEMFKGIPIMPGRNEIEQLHKIFRLCGTPSEEYWRKLKLSTTFRPPKSYRPSLVETLKNLPPSSLGLLCTLLALDPAFRGSASKALKNQFFITSPLACDLSGLPVIVSEDDEFVQANEQIKYMNSKIRRSRTYMERRKNSTSKSPLEHTVSSKEELTRNAKPETFVPTEDMDSTSSTSSSVNPGEAKDQSPFFLSPFGALDQKLSPKTHHHVNGGEKNVKNLPPLPKSKPNASKKDESKHRPDHFFRSASTIEFRYLKREERLLLEIDD, encoded by the exons ATGGGCTGTGTTCAGGCCAAGCCATTGGATTTGGAAGAAGGTCCAGAATACAGGACCCTAGACAGGTTGAAGTTGGATAATGGCTGTGTGCCAAGTACCGACTTTGTTGCTCATAGAAGATCCACCGGTCAAAGACATCATGAACCTAATAAGGAGTATGAAAGGCTGCATCAGAGAAGAGAACAACCCAGAAAGCAAACTAATGAACTTATTGAGTCTGGTGTTGCCAATGCTGAAGGGCTTCATCATAAGGGCAAGGTGGTTGGAAGACAGGGGAGGAGAGTCACACGTCGTGATGATAAGAACTTGGCAAACCAGTGTTGCTTTGAGGATGATATGGTTGATGGGTGGCCAAAGTGGTTGGTTGATAATGTTCCTACACAAGTGTTGGCTGGCTTGGTTCCCAGGAGTGCTGAATCCTACAAAATGATTGATAAG GTAGGACAAGGAACCTACAGCAATGTTTATAAAGCTCTGGATCAAGAAACAGGAGAAATTGTGGCCCTGAAGAAGGTTAAATTCAATACATCAGAGCCTGAAAGCATTAAGTTTATGGCAAGAGAAATTATGATATTACAGAGACTGGATCATCCCAATGTATTAAAACTCATAGGATTAGCCACTTCACGAATGCAATACAGTATATATCTAGTTTTTGACTTCATGCAAACAGATTTGGCAAGAGTTATTGCTCGTCCTGAAGAGAGACTAACTGAACCACAG GTCAAGTGCTATATGCATCAATTTCTTTCAGGTCTTCAGCATTGCCATGACAGGGGAATTCTGCATCGAGATATAAAGGGGTCAAACCTTTTGATTGACAAAAATAGGATGCTTAAGATTGCAGATTTTGGTCTAGCCAATTTTTATGGACCAGAGCGTCACCAGCCTCTCACAAGCCGGGTTGTGACACTATGGTACAGAGCTCCTGAGTTATTGTTAGGTGACACAGAGTATGGAGTTGGTGTTGATCTATGGAGTGCTGGATGTCTCCTGGCAGAAATGTTTAAAGGAATTCCAATCATGCCTGGCAGAAATGAG ATTGAGCAGCTTCATAAAATTTTCCGGCTATGTGGTACACCATCAGAGGAGTATTGGAGAAAATTGAAACTTTCTACAACTTTTAGACCTCCAAAGTCTTATAGACCTAGCCTTGTAGAAACCTTAAAGAATCTCCCTCCATCTTCTTTAGGTCTTTTGTGCACTTTGCTCGCTTTGGATCCTGCATTCCGTGGCAGTGCATCTAAAGCTCTTAAAAATCAG TTTTTCATTACAAGCCCATTGGCATGTGACCTCTCTGGTCTGCCTGTTATCGTCAGCGAGGATGATGAATTTGTTCAAGCCAATGAACAGATCAA GTACATGAACTCTAAAATCAGGCGTTCTCGTACATATATGGAGCGTCGCAAGAATTCAACATCTAAGAGCCCATTAGAACATACTGTATCTTCTAAGGAG GAATTGACAAGGAATGCTAAACCTGAAACTTTTGTTCCAACTGAAGACATGGATAGCACAAGTAGTACCTCATCTAGTGTAAACCCAGGAGAGGCTAAGGATCAATCACCTTTTTTTCTATCTCCATTTGGAGCTTTAGATCAAAAGCTATCTCCAAAAACCCATCACCATGTTAATGGTGGTGAAAAAAACGTCAAGAACCTTCCTCCATTACCCAAGTCAAAACCAAACGCTAGCAAGaaagatgaaagcaaacacaGACCTGACCACTTTTTCAGGTCAGCTTCCACCATAGAATTTAGATACTTAAAAAGGGAGGAACGTTTACTCTTGGAAATTGATGATTAG
- the LOC100776918 gene encoding light-harvesting complex-like protein OHP2, chloroplastic isoform X2 codes for MSVASSFPCIKVPACSSSPSCTSSSTSSFRFSSSKPHAAVSIRNSQTEGPLRRPVAPSVREPSSSVPQPLKPSAPSQVPPLKASPVAGDDKNVITLEFQRQKAKELQEYFKQKKLEDANQGPFFGFIGKNEISNGRWAMFGFAVGLLTEYATGSDFVDQVKILLSNFGIVDLE; via the exons atgtctgtgGCATCTTCATTTCCATGCATCAAAGTCCCAGCTTGTTCCTCCTCTCCATCATGCACATCTTCATCAACTTCATCATTTAGATTTTCTTCTTCCAAGCCTCATGCTGCTGTTTCTATAAGGAACTCCCAGACTGAAGGGCCTCTGAGAAGACCAGTGGCTCCTTCAGTGAGAGAACCATCAAGTAGTGTCCCTCAGCCACTGAAGCCTTCAGCTCCTTCTCAGGTTCCACCCCTGAAGGCTTCTCCTGTTGCTGGGGATGATAAGAATGTCATTACATTAGAGTTTCAGAGGCAGAAGGCTAAGGAGCTGCAGGAGTACTTCAAACAGAAGAAGCTGGAAGATGCAAATCAGGGTCCTTTCTTTGGCTTCATTGGCAAAAATGAGATTAGCAACGgaag ATGggctatgtttggttttgctGTTGGATTGCTAACAGAGTATGCAACAGGATCAGATTTTGTTGATCAAGTAAAGATCCTTCTATCAAATTTTGGGATAGTAGATTTGGAATGA
- the LOC100776918 gene encoding light-harvesting complex-like protein OHP2, chloroplastic isoform X1, which produces MSVASSFPCIKVPACSSSPSCTSSSTSSFRFSSSKPHAAVSIRNSQTEGPLRRPVAPSVREPSSSVPQPLKPSAPSQVPPLKASPVAGDDKNVITLEFQRQKAKELQEYFKQKKLEDANQGPFFGFIGKNEISNGRLADFKKWYFQIRYNHDYLSSVVMMEEKEKQDGNKNNSLLWWLQTILEF; this is translated from the exons atgtctgtgGCATCTTCATTTCCATGCATCAAAGTCCCAGCTTGTTCCTCCTCTCCATCATGCACATCTTCATCAACTTCATCATTTAGATTTTCTTCTTCCAAGCCTCATGCTGCTGTTTCTATAAGGAACTCCCAGACTGAAGGGCCTCTGAGAAGACCAGTGGCTCCTTCAGTGAGAGAACCATCAAGTAGTGTCCCTCAGCCACTGAAGCCTTCAGCTCCTTCTCAGGTTCCACCCCTGAAGGCTTCTCCTGTTGCTGGGGATGATAAGAATGTCATTACATTAGAGTTTCAGAGGCAGAAGGCTAAGGAGCTGCAGGAGTACTTCAAACAGAAGAAGCTGGAAGATGCAAATCAGGGTCCTTTCTTTGGCTTCATTGGCAAAAATGAGATTAGCAACGgaag GCTAGCAGATTTCAAGAAATGGTACTTCCAAATTCGTTACAATCATGATTATCTTAGTTCTGTAGTTATGATGGAGGAGAAGGAAAAGCAAGATGGTAATAAGAACAACTCACTTTTGTGGTGGTTGCAAACAATTTTGGAGTTCTAG